One stretch of Narcine bancroftii isolate sNarBan1 chromosome 8, sNarBan1.hap1, whole genome shotgun sequence DNA includes these proteins:
- the rab41 gene encoding ras-related protein Rab-41 isoform X2: MSGGGGEFGNPLRKFKLVFLGEQSVGKTSLITRFMYDSFDNTYQATIGIDFLSKTMYLEDRTIRLQLWDTAGQERFRSLIPSYIRDSAAAVVVFDITNLNSFQQTSKWIDDVRTERGSDVIIMLVGNKTDLADKRQVSMEEGERKARELNVMYIETSAKAGYNVKQLFRRVAAALPGMDNAPEKSKEDMIDIKLEKPPEPPINEGGCSC, from the exons ATGTCTGGCGGCGGTGGAGAGTTTGGAAATCCTTTGCGCAAGTTTAAGCTCGTCTTCTTGGGCGAACAGAGCG TTGGAAAGACATCGCTGATTACCAGGTTTATGTATGACAGCTTTGACAATACTTACCAG GCAacaattggaattgattttctgtCAAAAACAATGTACTTGGAAGATCGAACG ATCAGACTCCAGCTGTGGGACACTGCAGGCCAGGAACGATTCCGCAGCCTCATTCCCAGCTACATCCGTGACTCGGCTGCTGCCGTTGTAGTGTTTGATATTACAA ATTTGAACTCTTTCCAACAAACTTCGAAGTGGATTGATGATGTAAGGACAGAAAGGGGAAGCGATGTCATCATTATGTTAGTTGGGAATAAAACTGATCTGGCAGATAAAAG ACAGGTTTCTATGGAAGAAGGAGAGAGGAAAGCCAGGGAGCTGAACGTAATGTATATTGAAACCAGTGCTAAAGCAGGGTATAATGTCAAGCAG CTTTTCCGACGTGTAGCAGCTGCTCTCCCTGGTATGGACAATGCACCTGAGAAGAGCAAAGAAGACA TGATTGATATCAAGCTGGAGAAACCACCTGAACCACCAATCAATGAGGGTGGCTGCTCCTGCTAA
- the rab41 gene encoding ras-related protein Rab-41 isoform X1 has product MSGGGGEFGNPLRKFKLVFLGEQSVGKTSLITRFMYDSFDNTYQATIGIDFLSKTMYLEDRTVRLQLWDTAGQERFRSLIPSYIRDSTIAVVVYDITNLNSFQQTSKWIDDVRTERGSDVIIMLVGNKTDLADKRQVSMEEGERKARELNVMYIETSAKAGYNVKQLFRRVAAALPGMDNAPEKSKEDMIDIKLEKPPEPPINEGGCSC; this is encoded by the exons ATGTCTGGCGGCGGTGGAGAGTTTGGAAATCCTTTGCGCAAGTTTAAGCTCGTCTTCTTGGGCGAACAGAGCG TTGGAAAGACATCGCTGATTACCAGGTTTATGTATGACAGCTTTGACAATACTTACCAG GCAacaattggaattgattttctgtCAAAAACAATGTACTTGGAAGATCGAACG GTTCGACTGCAGCTCTGGGATACAGCCGGCCAGGAGCGATTCcgcagtctgattcccagctacaTCCGTGACTCCACTATTGCTGTTGTAGTCTATGATATAACAA ATTTGAACTCTTTCCAACAAACTTCGAAGTGGATTGATGATGTAAGGACAGAAAGGGGAAGCGATGTCATCATTATGTTAGTTGGGAATAAAACTGATCTGGCAGATAAAAG ACAGGTTTCTATGGAAGAAGGAGAGAGGAAAGCCAGGGAGCTGAACGTAATGTATATTGAAACCAGTGCTAAAGCAGGGTATAATGTCAAGCAG CTTTTCCGACGTGTAGCAGCTGCTCTCCCTGGTATGGACAATGCACCTGAGAAGAGCAAAGAAGACA TGATTGATATCAAGCTGGAGAAACCACCTGAACCACCAATCAATGAGGGTGGCTGCTCCTGCTAA